A genomic region of Metopolophium dirhodum isolate CAU chromosome 1, ASM1992520v1, whole genome shotgun sequence contains the following coding sequences:
- the LOC132937200 gene encoding uncharacterized protein LOC132937200, whose translation MKYKKENGVVLVQFIKSHIGHDENIGRLNLKKDERAEIAGKLKFGVPLDVILDQIRDDTSDIHAALITTTKQDLRNIIRDFNLDPTRSHSDDDVSIEIWCTKVSGVNDPSFNPVIYYKQQGDHSDNENLNVEEVLLIISNAFQRNMLIQFGNNIICIDSTHGMNQYDFHLTSLVVIDEYGRGIPAAFCISNKKDTNTWSIFF comes from the exons atgaaatataaaaaagaaaatggaGTAGTCTTGGTACAGTTTATAAAGTCACACATTGGACATGATGAAAATATTGGCAGATTAAACCTTAAAAAGGATGAACGTGCTGAAATAGCTG ggAAACTCAAATTTGGTGTTCCACTTGATGTCATACTTGATCAAATTCGTGATGATACATCAGATATTCATGCTGCACTTATTACAACAACAAAACAAGATcttcgtaatattataagagATTTTAATTTGGATCCTACTCGTTCACATTCAGATGACGATGTCAGCATAGAAATTTGGTGCACCAAAGTAAGTGGTGTTAATGATCCTTCTTTCAACCctgttatatactataaacaaCAAGGCGATCATTCTGATAATGAAAATCTGAATGTTGAAGAAGTCCTTTTGATTATATCTAATGCATTCCAGAGAAATATGCTTATTCAATttggtaacaatataatatgcattgatAGTACACATGGAATGAATCAATATGATTTCCACTTAACTTCATTGGTAGTAATTGATGAGTATGGTCGTGGTATTCCTGCAGCATtctgtatttcaaataaaaaggATACAAATAcatggtcaatttttttttaa